A stretch of Faecalibacterium duncaniae DNA encodes these proteins:
- a CDS encoding ATP-binding cassette domain-containing protein: protein MPENRDVRVCEAANTPVECSSEKTVLRQQDGEASPRQVLLEVKDLEVTYGSGRKAFKAVNRANFEIYKGETFGLVGESGSGKTTIGRAIMRILPTSGGEILYKGQKINGKISRQLDQQVIKEIQMIFQDPQSSLNERAKVSYIVGEGLQNVRPDLTAAQREEKVRQALLDVGLLPEFASRFPHEFSGGQRQRIGIARALIVEPEFIIADEPISALDMSIRAQVLNLLRHLQKERGITYLFIAHDLSVMRYISDRIAVIHKGDIVELADAEELVTHAIHPYTRSLLSAIPMPNPRLERKKKLLVYDPAMHDYTQEAPQWRELRPSHWVLCSEQEAKDWLSEM from the coding sequence ATGCCTGAAAATCGTGACGTTCGCGTTTGCGAAGCAGCGAACACCCCAGTGGAGTGTTCGAGCGAAAAAACGGTCTTGCGCCAGCAAGATGGAGAGGCTTCGCCCCGGCAGGTCCTGCTTGAGGTCAAGGACCTCGAGGTGACCTACGGCTCCGGCCGCAAGGCCTTCAAAGCCGTGAACCGTGCCAACTTTGAAATTTACAAGGGTGAGACCTTTGGTCTGGTGGGCGAATCCGGCTCCGGCAAGACCACCATCGGCCGCGCCATCATGCGCATCCTGCCCACCTCGGGCGGCGAGATCCTGTACAAGGGCCAGAAGATCAACGGCAAGATCTCCCGCCAGCTGGACCAGCAGGTCATCAAGGAGATCCAGATGATCTTCCAGGACCCGCAGTCCTCCCTGAACGAGCGTGCCAAGGTCAGCTACATCGTGGGCGAGGGCCTGCAGAATGTCCGGCCCGACCTGACCGCCGCCCAGCGGGAGGAGAAGGTCCGGCAGGCACTGCTGGATGTGGGCCTGCTGCCTGAATTCGCTTCCCGTTTCCCGCATGAGTTCTCCGGCGGCCAGCGCCAGCGCATCGGCATTGCCCGTGCCCTGATCGTGGAGCCTGAGTTCATCATTGCCGACGAGCCCATCTCGGCTCTGGATATGTCCATCCGCGCCCAGGTGCTCAACCTGCTGCGCCATCTGCAGAAGGAGCGCGGCATCACCTACCTGTTCATCGCCCACGACCTCTCGGTCATGCGGTACATTTCGGACCGCATCGCCGTCATCCACAAGGGCGATATCGTGGAGCTGGCCGATGCGGAGGAGCTGGTGACCCATGCCATCCACCCCTACACCCGCAGCCTGCTTTCCGCCATCCCCATGCCCAACCCCAGGCTGGAGCGGAAGAAAAAGCTGCTGGTCTACGACCCCGCCATGCACGATTACACGCAGGAGGCCCCCCAGTGGCGGGAGCTGCGCCCCAGCCACTGGGTGCTCTGTAGCGAGCAGGAGGCCAAAGACTGGCTGTCTGAAATGTAA
- a CDS encoding NAD(P)H-dependent glycerol-3-phosphate dehydrogenase: MKHKIGILGAGTWGMALARMLTVSGNDVTVWSALEQEIDNLSTTRVHPNLPGMTIPAEMKFTKSVEEVCTDKEILLFAVPSVFVRSTAAKARPFVPDGQIIVDVAKGIEKDTLFTMTEILADELGKEGGPKGVRLVALSGPTHAEEVAIDLPTTIVSASKDMAAARFVQTVFTNNVMRVYTNEDIKGVELSGAMKNVIALGVGISTGLGYGDNARAALITRGIAELARLGVAMGCNVHTFAGLAGIGDLIVTATSMHSRNNRAGILIGKGETPEQAVKEVGMVVEGMNALPAALELAAKYQVEMPIVQTVNAVVNKGMSAAEAVRSLMDRDPKNELPQSYEK; this comes from the coding sequence ATGAAGCATAAAATTGGTATTCTGGGTGCAGGCACCTGGGGCATGGCTCTGGCGCGGATGCTGACGGTGAGCGGCAATGACGTGACCGTGTGGTCGGCGCTGGAACAGGAGATCGACAACCTTTCCACCACCCGGGTCCACCCCAATCTGCCCGGCATGACCATTCCGGCAGAGATGAAGTTCACCAAGAGCGTGGAAGAGGTGTGCACGGACAAGGAGATCCTGCTGTTCGCGGTGCCGTCGGTGTTCGTGCGCTCCACCGCAGCCAAGGCCCGGCCCTTTGTGCCGGACGGTCAGATCATTGTGGACGTTGCCAAGGGCATTGAAAAGGATACCCTGTTCACCATGACGGAGATCCTGGCCGATGAGCTGGGCAAAGAGGGCGGCCCCAAGGGGGTGCGTCTGGTGGCCCTGAGCGGCCCCACCCACGCCGAGGAGGTGGCAATCGACCTGCCCACCACCATCGTTTCGGCCAGCAAGGATATGGCAGCGGCCAGATTCGTGCAGACGGTGTTCACCAACAACGTCATGCGTGTGTATACCAATGAGGACATCAAGGGCGTGGAACTCAGCGGTGCCATGAAGAACGTCATTGCGCTGGGCGTGGGCATCTCCACCGGCCTGGGCTATGGCGACAACGCCCGTGCCGCCCTCATCACCCGCGGCATTGCCGAGCTTGCCCGGCTGGGCGTGGCCATGGGCTGCAATGTCCACACCTTTGCCGGTCTGGCCGGCATCGGTGACCTGATCGTGACCGCCACCAGTATGCACAGCCGCAACAACCGGGCCGGCATCCTCATCGGCAAGGGTGAGACCCCGGAGCAGGCCGTGAAGGAGGTGGGCATGGTGGTTGAGGGCATGAACGCCCTGCCTGCCGCGCTGGAACTTGCCGCCAAGTATCAGGTGGAAATGCCCATCGTCCAGACCGTGAACGCTGTTGTGAACAAGGGAATGAGCGCCGCCGAGGCGGTGCGCTCCCTGATGGACCGTGACCCCAAGAACGAGCTGCCCCAGAGTTACGAAAAGTAA
- a CDS encoding ABC transporter permease yields the protein MKDHKAAVLENDLNKLQKDGPAAWADLPEDELFTPAGFSEERAEATSYSNYSYWGSTFRAFFKNKIAVALLIALVFVVGFAFLQPYLPGQADPNLCQVDSTTGIQFRNIAPGEEGFIWGSNAIGQDLWARIWAGARTSLTIAFFVALIEAVVGITVGVLWGYVRQLDFFFTELYNICDNIPSTIILILISYVASPSIQTLILGMSITGWIAMARFIRNQILIIRDRDYNVASRCIGTPIRRIVLRNLLPYLVSVIMLRMALTIPAAIGSEVFITYIGLGLSVETPSLGNLINDGRKVMMQAGLRYQLLYPTIILSFVTIAFYLIGNAFSDAADPKNHLQ from the coding sequence ATGAAAGATCACAAGGCAGCTGTTCTGGAAAACGACCTGAACAAGCTGCAGAAGGACGGCCCCGCCGCTTGGGCCGACCTGCCCGAGGACGAGCTGTTCACCCCCGCCGGGTTCAGCGAGGAGCGTGCCGAGGCCACCTCCTACTCCAATTACAGCTATTGGGGCAGCACCTTCCGTGCTTTCTTCAAGAATAAGATCGCCGTGGCCCTGCTCATTGCACTGGTGTTCGTGGTGGGCTTTGCCTTTTTGCAGCCCTATCTGCCCGGTCAGGCAGATCCCAATCTCTGCCAGGTAGACTCTACCACCGGCATCCAGTTCCGCAATATCGCCCCCGGGGAAGAGGGCTTTATCTGGGGCTCCAACGCCATCGGCCAGGACCTGTGGGCCCGCATCTGGGCCGGTGCACGCACCAGTCTGACCATCGCTTTCTTCGTGGCCCTCATCGAGGCCGTGGTGGGCATCACGGTGGGCGTGCTCTGGGGCTATGTCCGCCAGCTCGATTTCTTCTTCACCGAGCTGTACAACATCTGCGATAACATCCCTTCCACCATCATCCTGATCCTGATCTCCTATGTCGCATCCCCCAGCATCCAGACCCTGATCCTGGGCATGTCCATCACGGGCTGGATCGCCATGGCGCGCTTTATCCGCAACCAGATCCTGATCATCCGCGACCGTGATTACAACGTGGCTTCCCGCTGCATCGGCACCCCCATCCGCCGCATCGTGCTGCGCAACCTGCTGCCCTATCTGGTATCGGTCATCATGCTGCGCATGGCCCTGACCATCCCCGCCGCCATCGGCAGCGAGGTGTTCATCACCTATATCGGCCTGGGCCTTTCTGTGGAAACGCCCTCTCTGGGCAACCTGATCAACGACGGCCGCAAGGTGATGATGCAGGCGGGCCTGCGGTACCAGCTGCTCTACCCCACCATCATCCTGAGCTTTGTCACCATTGCGTTCTACCTCATCGGCAACGCCTTCTCGGACGCTGCTGACCCGAAGAACCACCTGCAGTAA
- a CDS encoding SGNH/GDSL hydrolase family protein, protein MKKKLIGLALSAAMLFSVLSVPAFAAAPEESADPALTTEQTAAEEENCFFTSSSTEEEKEPNSITYVALGDSICAGIGLTTVQYAHNLMGVDVSFNFKGYPEACYVGQVGKILNLDRDHAINLGLPGVMSKDMVELVKTGTMAEMNTLSGCQYNYPEFVDYIKSADVISIQLGSNDAFVPTVVSFGEATNWKSEDLASIVLSGNLRGSSKETEDALNESLKKLSLTRSEKDAVWNLFFSGMNKICENAYPESSSNLRQIVATVKELNPDAQILIIGATNPVPLLPSWSDYFSKLNNYEKQLADVYGATYVSIPFAQTELDGHPTVSGHKYIADKIVKAIEAQQ, encoded by the coding sequence ATGAAAAAGAAACTGATTGGTCTGGCCCTCTCGGCCGCCATGCTGTTCTCTGTCCTGAGCGTTCCGGCCTTTGCAGCCGCCCCGGAAGAGAGCGCAGACCCCGCTCTGACCACTGAACAGACCGCTGCAGAGGAGGAGAACTGTTTCTTCACTTCCAGCAGCACCGAAGAAGAGAAGGAGCCCAACTCCATCACCTATGTCGCCCTGGGCGACAGCATCTGCGCCGGTATCGGCCTGACTACCGTTCAATATGCACATAACTTGATGGGCGTGGACGTTTCCTTCAACTTCAAGGGTTACCCCGAGGCCTGCTATGTGGGTCAGGTGGGCAAAATCCTGAATCTCGACCGGGATCATGCCATCAACCTTGGCCTGCCCGGCGTGATGAGCAAGGATATGGTGGAGCTGGTCAAGACCGGCACCATGGCCGAGATGAACACCCTCTCCGGCTGCCAGTACAATTACCCCGAGTTTGTAGATTACATCAAAAGTGCCGATGTTATCTCCATCCAGCTGGGCTCCAATGATGCTTTTGTGCCCACCGTGGTCTCTTTTGGTGAGGCCACTAACTGGAAAAGTGAAGACCTGGCTTCCATCGTGCTCAGCGGCAACCTGCGCGGCAGCAGCAAGGAAACCGAGGACGCACTGAACGAGAGCCTGAAAAAGCTCAGCCTGACCCGCAGCGAGAAGGATGCCGTCTGGAACCTGTTCTTCTCCGGCATGAACAAGATCTGCGAGAACGCTTATCCCGAAAGCAGCAGCAACCTGCGCCAGATCGTGGCGACTGTCAAGGAGCTGAACCCTGATGCCCAGATCCTGATCATCGGTGCTACCAACCCCGTGCCCCTGCTGCCCAGCTGGAGCGACTACTTCAGCAAGCTGAACAACTACGAAAAGCAGCTGGCCGATGTTTACGGTGCCACCTACGTTTCCATCCCCTTTGCTCAGACTGAGCTGGATGGCCACCCCACCGTCTCCGGCCACAAGTACATCGCCGACAAGATCGTCAAGGCAATCGAGGCCCAGCAGTAA
- a CDS encoding class I adenylate-forming enzyme family protein, whose amino-acid sequence MTTSNTPIYASQARPWLKFYDQKYIDQTMPACTAFELVCRQNKNRLGETALEYYGRKFTYADFIVNVKKTAAALRAAGLKKGDIATVVSVMTPEIIFAFYAADMIGATLNLVDPRYSVEGIREYIEEVDSHLLICLNVVYERCHQAAKRTHVEHVVVLSPADSLPLPLALGYKVKNLDKNKYHSNVVHWKQFLAAGKDESIAAEPYDPEHACVVVHTGGTTGSPKGVMLTDNNFNGIAMQFSACDTLFSKGQSLLNIMPPFIAYGFACGVHLPLTLGIKVVIIPNLDSNKLGSLIWKYKPEHMFGVPSHYQQLAVDPKLQNKDLSFIRNYAAGGDAIARGAEQTVNDFLAAHNVEFPIAKGYGMTEASSAATAAAGRNNKPGSVGLPLVSTLVSAFDPGTDTELPIGQRGELCISGPGVMKGYYNKPAETAAILRTHADGRVWVHTGDIGYLDEDGFVYLDSRIKRLIIRHDGFKVFPSMIENVVSQHPAVHQCSVVGCADKEHVQGRLPFVYLVLDPAVPAAKRKQIIKELRQLCIEELPEYVQPVGYKIIPEMPLTLAAKFDYRKLEEEITSRDY is encoded by the coding sequence ATGACAACATCCAACACCCCGATCTATGCTTCCCAGGCACGTCCCTGGCTGAAATTCTACGATCAGAAGTACATTGACCAGACCATGCCCGCCTGCACGGCGTTTGAGCTCGTCTGCCGGCAGAACAAGAACCGGCTGGGCGAGACTGCACTGGAATACTATGGCCGCAAGTTCACCTACGCTGATTTTATCGTCAACGTCAAAAAGACAGCTGCCGCCCTGCGGGCCGCGGGCCTGAAAAAGGGCGATATCGCCACTGTGGTCAGCGTGATGACCCCGGAGATCATCTTTGCGTTCTATGCCGCCGACATGATCGGCGCGACTCTGAACCTGGTGGATCCCCGTTACAGTGTGGAGGGCATCCGCGAGTACATTGAAGAGGTAGATTCCCACCTGCTGATCTGCCTGAATGTGGTGTATGAGCGCTGCCATCAGGCTGCCAAGCGCACCCATGTGGAGCATGTGGTGGTGCTCTCCCCGGCCGACTCCCTGCCGCTGCCTCTGGCGCTGGGCTACAAGGTCAAGAATCTCGACAAGAACAAGTACCATTCCAACGTCGTCCACTGGAAGCAGTTCCTTGCTGCCGGGAAGGACGAGAGCATTGCCGCGGAGCCCTATGACCCGGAGCACGCCTGCGTGGTGGTGCACACCGGCGGCACCACTGGCTCTCCCAAGGGCGTGATGCTGACCGATAACAACTTCAACGGCATTGCCATGCAGTTCTCCGCCTGCGACACGTTGTTTTCCAAGGGTCAGTCCCTGCTGAACATCATGCCCCCCTTCATTGCCTACGGCTTTGCCTGCGGCGTACATCTGCCGCTGACGCTGGGCATCAAGGTGGTCATCATCCCCAACCTCGACTCCAATAAGCTGGGCAGCCTGATCTGGAAGTACAAGCCCGAACACATGTTCGGCGTTCCCTCCCACTACCAGCAGCTGGCTGTTGACCCCAAGCTGCAGAACAAGGATCTTTCCTTCATCCGCAACTATGCCGCGGGCGGCGATGCCATTGCCCGGGGTGCCGAACAGACGGTCAACGACTTCCTGGCCGCCCACAACGTGGAATTCCCCATCGCCAAGGGCTACGGCATGACCGAGGCATCCTCTGCTGCCACCGCTGCTGCTGGTCGGAACAACAAGCCCGGCAGCGTGGGCCTGCCACTGGTCAGCACGCTGGTGTCCGCCTTTGATCCGGGCACCGACACGGAGCTGCCCATCGGTCAGCGGGGTGAGCTGTGCATCTCCGGCCCCGGCGTTATGAAGGGCTACTACAACAAGCCTGCCGAGACCGCCGCCATCCTGCGCACCCATGCAGATGGCCGGGTCTGGGTGCATACCGGTGACATCGGCTATCTGGACGAGGACGGCTTTGTCTATCTGGACAGCCGGATCAAGCGGCTCATCATCCGTCACGATGGCTTCAAGGTGTTCCCCTCCATGATCGAAAATGTGGTCAGCCAGCATCCCGCCGTGCATCAGTGCTCTGTGGTGGGCTGCGCCGACAAGGAGCATGTGCAGGGCCGTCTGCCTTTTGTCTATCTGGTGCTTGACCCTGCGGTTCCCGCCGCCAAGCGCAAGCAGATCATCAAGGAACTGCGCCAGCTCTGCATTGAGGAGCTGCCCGAATATGTCCAGCCTGTGGGGTACAAGATCATCCCCGAAATGCCCCTGACACTGGCCGCTAAATTTGATTATCGCAAGCTGGAAGAAGAGATCACTTCCCGCGATTATTAA
- a CDS encoding ABC transporter ATP-binding protein — MEKNQLILSVKDLNIKFNLRGKVLHAIRGIDLDIYHGEVLAIVGESGSGKSVFTKSFMGLLDANGSITSGTIDYYGADDGKPIRLSDLKKEKDWLKVRGHEIAMIMQDPMTSLNPLKTIGDQIMEAVELHQHLKGKAAREKTLEYLRDVGIADPEVRFAQYPHEFSGGMRQRVVIAIAVACNPQILICDEPTTALDVTIQAQILQLLKEMQVKYNLTIVLITHDLGVVANIADRVAVMYAGDIVEIGTSDEIYYDPRHPYTWALLSSMPQMGIKGEDLFNIQGTPPNLFTEIHGDAFAPRNPQALKIDFVKRPPYFAVSPTHKAKTWLLDPRAPKVEPPAAVKLLKEEGMQDA; from the coding sequence ATGGAAAAAAATCAGCTCATCCTTTCTGTAAAGGACCTCAACATCAAATTCAACCTGCGCGGCAAGGTGCTGCATGCCATCCGCGGCATCGACCTGGACATCTACCACGGCGAAGTCCTTGCCATCGTGGGCGAATCCGGCTCCGGCAAGAGCGTGTTCACCAAGAGCTTCATGGGCCTGCTGGATGCCAACGGCTCCATCACCTCGGGCACCATTGATTATTACGGCGCCGATGACGGCAAGCCCATCCGCCTTTCCGACCTGAAAAAGGAGAAGGACTGGCTGAAGGTCCGGGGCCATGAGATCGCCATGATCATGCAGGACCCCATGACCAGCCTGAACCCCCTGAAGACCATCGGCGACCAGATCATGGAAGCCGTGGAGCTGCACCAGCATCTCAAGGGCAAGGCCGCCCGGGAAAAAACCCTTGAATACCTGCGGGACGTGGGCATTGCTGACCCCGAGGTGCGCTTTGCGCAGTATCCCCACGAGTTTTCGGGCGGTATGCGCCAGCGCGTCGTCATTGCCATTGCGGTGGCCTGCAACCCGCAGATCCTGATCTGCGACGAGCCCACCACCGCACTGGATGTGACCATTCAGGCCCAGATCCTGCAGCTGCTCAAGGAGATGCAGGTCAAGTACAACCTGACCATCGTCCTCATCACCCACGATCTGGGTGTGGTGGCCAACATCGCCGACCGGGTGGCCGTCATGTACGCAGGTGACATCGTGGAGATCGGCACCTCCGATGAGATCTACTACGACCCCCGCCACCCCTACACCTGGGCGCTGCTGTCCAGTATGCCCCAGATGGGCATCAAGGGCGAGGATCTGTTCAACATTCAGGGTACACCCCCGAACCTGTTCACCGAGATCCACGGCGATGCCTTTGCGCCCCGCAACCCCCAGGCGCTGAAGATCGACTTTGTCAAGCGCCCGCCCTACTTTGCGGTCAGCCCCACCCACAAGGCCAAGACCTGGCTGCTGGACCCCCGGGCCCCCAAGGTGGAGCCGCCTGCCGCCGTCAAACTGTTGAAAGAGGAGGGGATGCAGGATGCCTGA